In Micromonospora purpureochromogenes, a single window of DNA contains:
- a CDS encoding RelA/SpoT family protein: MDVDAGHGAALGGALPTQPGELPLARRLRSLLTWPTNDADPVNHLVRTHRGIHASAETSVLRRAYTIAENMHRGQFRKSGEPYITHPLAVAQICADLGMDTTTLVAALLHDTVEDTRYTLQALCEDFGRAVAHLVDGVTKFDKEFYGKAAEAETIRKMIIAAGKDVRVLIIKLADRLHNMHTLGVRSAASRERIARKTQEVLVPLCDRLGIQTLKRELDDVVLLHLHPEEHARIARHVHDRPGWDAYLDDVVAQTRTALRRSRVDAEVSPRPRHLYSIWKDTVAGGHTAPFDLPRIVIVVDGPATDCYAALGAVHGRWRPVPGRFKDFIASPKNNLYRSLHTSVCGPQDRTVEVLIRTREMHRSAEYGVAADFRFPRSSGEAAQAKQLGWLRRVLDWEQEAPDPAQFLQSLRCDLAETQIQVVADGRQVVLPAGATPVDLAYELGTEWGDHCLAARINGRLAPLSSELDEGDVVEIFTENDAESGFEADSAPRGPRREWLGFVKSPHAQMQISRWFAEHTEPGISIADKVRLGRATIGLALRKHDRGLASDLPLLRLSEELGYPDLETLLVAVFDRTVEPDAVVRQLIDLVDHRQ, encoded by the coding sequence GTGGACGTCGACGCCGGACACGGCGCCGCCCTGGGGGGCGCGCTCCCGACCCAGCCCGGGGAGCTGCCACTGGCCCGCCGGCTGCGGTCCCTGCTCACCTGGCCGACCAACGACGCCGACCCGGTCAACCACCTGGTCCGCACCCACCGGGGCATTCACGCCAGTGCCGAGACGTCGGTGCTGCGCCGGGCGTACACGATCGCGGAGAACATGCACCGCGGCCAGTTCCGCAAGAGCGGCGAGCCGTACATCACCCACCCGCTGGCGGTCGCCCAGATCTGCGCCGACCTCGGCATGGACACCACCACCCTGGTGGCGGCGCTGCTGCACGACACGGTGGAGGACACCCGCTACACGCTCCAGGCGCTCTGTGAGGACTTCGGCCGCGCGGTGGCCCACCTGGTCGACGGGGTGACCAAGTTCGACAAGGAGTTCTACGGCAAGGCCGCCGAGGCGGAGACGATCCGCAAAATGATCATCGCGGCGGGCAAGGACGTCCGGGTGCTGATCATCAAGCTGGCCGACCGGCTGCACAACATGCATACCCTCGGCGTACGTTCGGCGGCGTCCCGCGAGCGGATCGCCCGCAAGACCCAGGAGGTGCTCGTCCCGCTCTGCGACCGGCTGGGCATCCAGACCCTCAAACGCGAGCTGGACGACGTGGTGCTGCTGCACCTGCATCCCGAGGAGCACGCCCGGATCGCCCGGCACGTGCACGACCGGCCCGGCTGGGACGCCTACCTGGACGACGTGGTCGCCCAGACCAGGACGGCGCTGCGCCGCAGCCGGGTCGACGCCGAGGTGAGCCCGCGACCCCGGCACCTCTACTCGATCTGGAAGGACACCGTCGCCGGTGGCCACACCGCCCCGTTCGACCTGCCCCGGATCGTGATCGTGGTGGACGGCCCGGCCACCGACTGCTACGCCGCGCTCGGCGCGGTGCACGGGCGCTGGCGGCCCGTCCCCGGCCGCTTCAAGGACTTCATCGCCTCCCCGAAGAACAACCTCTACCGGTCGCTGCACACCAGCGTCTGCGGCCCGCAGGACCGCACCGTCGAGGTGCTGATCCGCACCCGCGAGATGCACCGCTCCGCCGAGTACGGCGTCGCCGCCGACTTCCGCTTCCCCCGCTCCTCCGGCGAGGCGGCCCAGGCCAAGCAGCTGGGCTGGCTGCGACGGGTGCTGGACTGGGAGCAGGAGGCCCCCGACCCGGCCCAGTTCCTCCAGTCGCTGCGCTGCGACCTGGCCGAGACCCAGATCCAGGTGGTCGCCGACGGCCGGCAGGTCGTGCTCCCGGCCGGGGCCACCCCGGTTGACCTGGCGTACGAGCTGGGCACCGAGTGGGGTGACCACTGCCTGGCCGCCCGGATCAACGGCCGCTTGGCGCCGCTCTCGTCCGAACTGGACGAGGGCGACGTGGTGGAGATCTTCACGGAGAACGACGCGGAGAGCGGCTTCGAGGCCGACTCGGCGCCACGCGGGCCGCGGCGCGAGTGGCTCGGCTTCGTCAAGTCGCCGCACGCGCAGATGCAGATCAGCCGCTGGTTCGCCGAGCACACCGAGCCGGGCATCTCGATCGCCGACAAGGTACGCCTCGGCCGGGCGACCATCGGGCTGGCGCTGCGCAAGCACGACCGGGGGCTGGCCAGTGACCTGCCCCTGCTGCGGCTCTCCGAGGAGCTCGGCTACCCCGACCTGGAGACCCTGCTGGTGGCGGTCTTCGACCGGACGGTCGAGCCCGACGCCGTCGTCCGGCAGCTCATCGACCTGGTCGACCACCGCCAGTGA
- a CDS encoding DEDD exonuclease domain-containing protein, with protein sequence MAPGEYVQQTLAGLDPTAGGGVDPALPLYATTFVVVDLETTGGAPDGGGITEIGAVKVRGGEELGVLATLVNPGVPIPPFITVLTGITQAMLIPAPPIEQVLPSFLEFIADAVLVAHNAPYDVGFLKAACAKHGYRWPNPRVLDTAALARRVLTRDEVPNRKLGTLAAYFRTATQPTHRALDDAKATVDVLHGLIGRLGGHRVDTVGEAIEFARAVTPTQRRKRHLAEGLPKVPGVYIFRAADDRPLYVGTSGDIATRVRSYFTAAEKRARISEMLAAAERVEAVECAHPLEAEVRELRLIAAHAPPYNRRSKFPERMVWLKLTDGPYPRLSVVRSLAPGDTAYLGPFRSKQAAELAAAGFHDAVPLRQCTHRLSLRTVTPACALAELGRCPAPCEHRITPEEYDHRAAAPFRTATASDPQVVVDALLARIETLSAGQRYEEAAVVRSRLAAVLRASVRMQRLAGLTRIAELTAARRAPGGGWELALVRHGRLAGAGVSPPGVHPRPTITAIRATAETVEPGHGPVPRASAEETERILSWLERPETRLVEMSSEWSSPVSGAARFRDLLTKAENGGSHQLSTERS encoded by the coding sequence GTGGCACCTGGCGAGTACGTCCAGCAGACGCTGGCCGGTCTGGATCCGACAGCGGGCGGCGGGGTGGACCCGGCGCTGCCGCTCTACGCGACGACCTTCGTGGTGGTCGACCTGGAGACGACGGGCGGCGCCCCGGACGGCGGCGGCATCACCGAGATCGGCGCGGTCAAGGTGCGCGGCGGCGAGGAGCTGGGCGTGCTGGCCACCCTGGTCAACCCCGGGGTGCCGATCCCGCCGTTCATCACCGTGCTGACCGGCATCACCCAGGCCATGCTGATCCCGGCCCCGCCGATCGAGCAGGTGCTGCCGAGCTTTTTGGAGTTCATCGCCGACGCCGTGCTGGTCGCCCACAACGCCCCCTACGACGTGGGCTTCCTGAAGGCGGCCTGCGCGAAGCACGGCTACCGCTGGCCCAACCCGCGGGTGCTCGACACCGCCGCCCTGGCCCGCCGGGTGCTCACCCGCGACGAGGTGCCCAACCGCAAGCTCGGCACCCTCGCCGCCTACTTCCGCACCGCCACCCAGCCCACCCACCGCGCGCTGGACGACGCCAAGGCCACCGTCGACGTGCTGCACGGGCTGATCGGGCGGCTGGGCGGGCACCGGGTGGACACGGTCGGCGAGGCCATCGAGTTCGCCCGCGCGGTCACCCCCACCCAGCGCCGCAAGCGGCACCTCGCCGAGGGCCTGCCCAAGGTGCCCGGGGTCTACATCTTCCGGGCCGCCGACGACCGGCCGCTCTACGTCGGCACCTCCGGCGACATCGCCACCCGGGTGCGCAGCTACTTCACCGCGGCGGAGAAGCGGGCCCGGATCTCGGAGATGCTGGCCGCCGCCGAGCGGGTGGAGGCGGTCGAGTGCGCCCACCCGCTGGAGGCCGAGGTCCGGGAGCTGCGGCTGATCGCGGCGCACGCCCCGCCGTACAACCGGCGCTCCAAGTTCCCGGAGCGGATGGTCTGGCTCAAGTTGACCGACGGTCCCTATCCGCGACTGTCGGTGGTGCGCAGCCTCGCCCCCGGCGACACCGCCTACCTGGGTCCGTTCCGCTCCAAGCAGGCCGCCGAGCTGGCCGCCGCCGGTTTCCACGACGCCGTCCCGCTGCGCCAGTGCACCCACCGGCTCTCGCTGCGCACGGTCACGCCGGCCTGCGCGCTGGCCGAGCTGGGTCGCTGCCCGGCGCCCTGCGAGCACCGGATCACCCCGGAGGAGTACGACCACCGCGCCGCCGCCCCGTTCCGTACGGCGACGGCCAGCGACCCGCAGGTGGTGGTCGACGCCCTGCTCGCCCGGATCGAGACGCTGTCGGCGGGCCAGCGCTACGAGGAGGCCGCGGTGGTGCGCTCCCGGCTGGCGGCGGTGCTGCGGGCGAGCGTACGGATGCAGCGGCTGGCCGGGCTGACCCGGATCGCCGAGCTGACCGCCGCCCGGCGTGCCCCCGGCGGCGGCTGGGAGCTGGCGCTGGTCCGGCACGGCCGGCTCGCCGGGGCGGGGGTCTCCCCGCCGGGGGTCCACCCTCGACCGACCATCACCGCGATCCGGGCCACCGCCGAGACGGTGGAGCCGGGCCACGGGCCGGTGCCGCGCGCCTCCGCGGAGGAGACCGAACGCATCCTGTCCTGGTTGGAGCGACCGGAGACCCGGCTGGTGGAGATGTCCTCCGAGTGGTCCTCGCCGGTATCCGGCGCGGCCCGCTTCCGCGACCTGCTGACCAAGGCCGAGAACGGCGGATCCCACCAACTCTCGACCGAACGCTCATGA
- a CDS encoding NYN domain-containing protein: MPLTEPYDDHLPEEGSSTAAPEGGAEPGAGAPEPEPTLPEPVRQRIVTLTAAVLPGLPADELPVPLRRVAKFAPNRRARLGAPVIAAQLTADPLFRQRVTARVLADAGDLGAAVVEGTAPAAADPVEVAALAYLARPRGWRELIEASGAAVRAEADSAVVAELVREAEQRASRAEHDRAVARVEAEKLRDEVARVREELGQLREENRQLQRTLRETQARERRANELLATERGRAARAAADSDAELRRARARLAEAEAAAGVARASAKEARSVDDARLWLLLETIGQAAVGLRRELALDPVEKLPADFVADAFADSSAVTPAGTAARARDTDDPARLDQLLALPRAHLVVDGYNVTKRGFGEMSLEQQRKRLITGLGGIAAQTGDEVTVVFDGAERMHGLPPTPRGVRVLFSRKGETADELIRRLVRAEPAGRPVVVVSSDREVADGVRRHGAYPLGADSLLRRLARS; encoded by the coding sequence ATGCCCCTCACCGAGCCGTACGACGACCACCTCCCGGAGGAGGGGTCGTCGACCGCCGCGCCCGAGGGCGGAGCGGAACCGGGTGCGGGGGCGCCCGAGCCGGAGCCCACCCTGCCCGAGCCGGTCCGCCAGCGCATCGTCACGCTCACCGCGGCGGTGCTGCCCGGGCTGCCCGCCGACGAGTTGCCGGTGCCGCTGCGCCGGGTGGCCAAGTTCGCCCCGAACCGCCGTGCCCGGCTGGGCGCGCCGGTGATCGCCGCGCAACTCACCGCCGACCCGCTGTTCCGCCAGCGGGTCACCGCGCGGGTGCTCGCCGACGCCGGCGACCTGGGCGCCGCCGTGGTCGAGGGCACCGCGCCGGCCGCCGCCGACCCGGTCGAGGTGGCCGCGCTGGCGTACCTGGCCCGGCCCCGCGGCTGGCGGGAGCTGATCGAGGCCAGCGGCGCCGCCGTGCGGGCCGAGGCGGACAGCGCCGTCGTGGCCGAGCTGGTCCGGGAGGCCGAGCAGCGGGCCAGCCGCGCCGAGCACGACCGGGCGGTGGCCCGGGTCGAGGCGGAGAAGCTCCGCGACGAGGTGGCCCGGGTCCGCGAGGAGCTGGGGCAGCTGCGGGAGGAGAACCGCCAGCTCCAGCGGACGCTGCGGGAGACGCAGGCGCGCGAACGCCGGGCCAACGAGCTGCTCGCCACCGAGCGGGGCCGGGCGGCCCGGGCGGCCGCCGACAGCGACGCCGAGCTGCGCCGGGCGCGGGCCCGGCTGGCCGAGGCCGAGGCGGCGGCCGGGGTCGCCCGGGCCAGCGCCAAGGAGGCCCGCTCGGTCGACGACGCCCGGCTCTGGCTGCTGCTGGAGACCATCGGCCAGGCCGCCGTCGGGCTGCGCCGGGAGCTGGCGCTGGACCCGGTGGAGAAGCTGCCGGCCGACTTCGTGGCCGACGCGTTCGCCGACTCGTCGGCGGTGACGCCCGCCGGCACCGCCGCCCGCGCCCGGGACACCGACGACCCGGCCCGGCTGGACCAGCTGCTCGCCCTGCCCCGGGCGCACCTGGTGGTGGACGGCTACAACGTCACCAAGCGCGGCTTCGGCGAGATGTCCCTCGAACAGCAGCGCAAACGGCTGATCACCGGGCTGGGCGGGATCGCCGCGCAGACCGGCGACGAGGTCACCGTGGTCTTCGACGGCGCGGAGCGGATGCACGGGCTGCCGCCCACCCCGCGCGGCGTCCGGGTGCTCTTCTCCCGCAAGGGGGAGACCGCCGACGAGCTGATCCGCCGCCTGGTCCGGGCCGAGCCGGCCGGCCGGCCGGTGGTGGTGGTCTCGTCGGACCGCGAGGTCGCCGACGGCGTGCGCCGGCACGGCGCGTACCCGCTCGGCGCGGACTCGCTGCTGCGCCGGCTGGCCCGTTCCTGA
- a CDS encoding M48 family metallopeptidase → MTPRGWAVLTLGGLVLALLVASIVLVPWSRPPAPRADQVAALGELPVDQVAHAREFRSALRPGAYGALVVGLLVAVLLGLTPLGARLVELAGRPFGGHWTARAVLGGLAVVLLADLLTLPFAAWRQSVLTRYGLSTHGWSGWAVDLLKSYAVSAVIGAIALLGFYTVTRLAPRWWWAFGAAGAAGLVVLLSFVLPVLVEPVFNRFTPMEQGPLRTELMAMAARDGVPVRDVLVADASRRTKAVNAYVSGLGPTRRVVVYDTLLREATPAEVTSVVAHELGHAKDRDVWTGTLTGALGAALAVVALYLLGSWGPLLRLAGVDSVAEPRAFPLLIALVTVAGLVAAPAQALLSRRVEARADAHALALTGDPATFEAMQRRLAGVNLADPDPPRWEYLWSASHPSTVERMAAARAYAREAGR, encoded by the coding sequence GTGACCCCCCGCGGCTGGGCGGTGCTGACCCTCGGCGGGCTGGTGCTGGCGCTGCTGGTCGCCAGCATCGTGCTGGTGCCGTGGAGCCGGCCGCCGGCACCCCGGGCCGACCAGGTCGCCGCGCTGGGCGAACTCCCCGTCGACCAGGTGGCCCACGCGCGCGAGTTCCGCTCCGCGCTGCGCCCCGGCGCGTACGGCGCGCTGGTGGTCGGGCTGCTGGTGGCGGTGCTGCTCGGGCTCACCCCGCTCGGCGCCCGCCTGGTCGAGCTGGCCGGGCGCCCCTTCGGCGGCCACTGGACCGCCCGCGCGGTGCTCGGCGGGCTCGCCGTGGTGCTCCTCGCCGATCTGCTCACCCTGCCCTTCGCCGCCTGGCGGCAGTCCGTGCTCACCCGGTACGGGCTGAGCACCCACGGCTGGAGCGGCTGGGCCGTCGACCTGCTCAAGTCGTACGCGGTCAGCGCGGTCATCGGTGCGATCGCGCTGCTCGGCTTCTACACCGTGACCCGGCTCGCTCCCCGCTGGTGGTGGGCGTTCGGCGCCGCCGGGGCGGCCGGGTTGGTGGTGCTGCTGTCGTTCGTGCTGCCGGTGCTGGTGGAGCCGGTGTTCAACCGGTTCACCCCGATGGAGCAGGGTCCGCTGCGCACCGAGCTGATGGCGATGGCGGCCCGCGACGGGGTGCCGGTGCGCGACGTGCTGGTCGCCGACGCCTCCCGGCGGACGAAGGCGGTCAACGCGTACGTCTCCGGGCTGGGGCCGACCCGGCGGGTGGTGGTCTACGACACCCTGCTGCGCGAGGCCACCCCGGCCGAGGTGACCAGCGTGGTCGCGCACGAGCTGGGGCACGCGAAGGACCGGGACGTCTGGACCGGCACGCTCACCGGCGCGCTCGGCGCCGCCCTCGCGGTCGTCGCGCTCTACCTGCTGGGCTCCTGGGGGCCGCTGCTGCGGCTGGCCGGGGTCGACTCGGTCGCCGAGCCGCGCGCGTTCCCGCTGTTGATCGCTCTGGTGACGGTGGCCGGGCTGGTCGCCGCGCCGGCGCAGGCGCTGCTCTCCCGCCGGGTCGAGGCGCGCGCGGACGCGCACGCCCTCGCGCTGACCGGCGACCCGGCCACCTTCGAGGCGATGCAGCGCCGGTTGGCCGGGGTCAACCTGGCCGATCCCGATCCGCCGCGCTGGGAGTACCTCTGGTCGGCGTCGCATCCGTCCACCGTGGAGCGGATGGCCGCCGCCCGCGCCTATGCCAGGGAGGCCGGCAGATGA
- a CDS encoding glycosyltransferase family 4 protein: MSRTLLITNDFPPRPGGIQSFVHNLAVRQPSGSVVVYASSWRGAAKFDADQPFEVVRERTRVLLPTPLVARRAARLAREHGCDTVWFGAAAPLGLLAAGLRRRAGIRRVVAQTHGHEVGWAALPAARAALRRIGRGTDVVTYLGDYTRVRLERALHGVTDLHRLAPGVDVDTYHPSVDGEPVRVRLGLADRPVVVCVSRLVPRKGQDMLIRAMPEIRRRVPDAALLVVGGGPYRAALEKLARHTGVERDVVFTGSVPADELPAHYAAGDVYAMPCRTRNRGLDVEGLGIVYLEASATGLPVVAGDSGGAPDAVREGETGYVVRGRDVAQLADRVATLLADRDLARQLGAAGRAWVEREWRWETQAQRMAALLAG, encoded by the coding sequence ATGAGCCGGACGCTGCTGATCACCAACGACTTCCCGCCCCGCCCCGGCGGCATCCAGTCCTTCGTGCACAACCTCGCCGTCCGCCAGCCCTCCGGCTCCGTGGTGGTCTACGCCTCCAGCTGGCGGGGGGCGGCGAAGTTCGACGCCGACCAGCCCTTCGAGGTGGTCCGGGAGCGGACCCGGGTGCTGCTGCCCACCCCGCTGGTGGCCCGCCGGGCGGCCCGGCTGGCCCGCGAGCACGGCTGCGACACGGTCTGGTTCGGCGCCGCCGCCCCGCTCGGCCTGCTGGCGGCCGGGCTGCGCCGCCGGGCGGGGATCCGCCGGGTGGTCGCGCAGACCCACGGCCACGAGGTCGGCTGGGCGGCGCTGCCCGCCGCCCGGGCCGCGCTGCGCCGGATCGGTCGCGGCACCGACGTGGTCACCTACCTCGGCGACTACACCCGGGTACGGCTCGAACGGGCGCTGCACGGGGTGACCGACCTGCACCGGCTGGCTCCCGGCGTCGACGTGGACACCTACCACCCGTCCGTCGACGGCGAGCCGGTCCGCGTCCGGCTGGGCCTGGCCGACCGGCCGGTGGTGGTGTGCGTGTCCCGGCTGGTGCCCCGCAAGGGGCAGGACATGCTGATCCGGGCCATGCCGGAGATCCGCCGCCGGGTGCCGGACGCGGCCCTGCTGGTGGTCGGCGGCGGGCCGTACCGGGCGGCACTGGAGAAGCTGGCCCGGCACACCGGCGTGGAGCGCGACGTGGTCTTCACCGGCTCGGTGCCCGCCGACGAGCTGCCCGCGCACTACGCCGCCGGTGACGTCTACGCGATGCCCTGCCGTACCCGCAACCGCGGCCTGGACGTCGAAGGGCTCGGCATCGTCTACCTGGAGGCCTCCGCGACCGGCCTGCCGGTGGTGGCCGGCGACTCCGGCGGCGCGCCGGACGCGGTCCGCGAGGGGGAGACCGGGTACGTGGTGCGCGGCCGGGACGTGGCCCAGCTCGCCGACCGGGTGGCCACCCTGCTCGCCGACCGGGACCTGGCCCGGCAGCTCGGGGCGGCCGGCCGGGCCTGGGTGGAGCGGGAGTGGCGCTGGGAGACCCAGGCGCAGCGGATGGCCGCCCTGCTCGCCGGCTGA
- a CDS encoding MMPL family transporter, which produces MSRQRLAGLPSGRRSKYALIVFWLVLVAVAGPLSIKLSEVQNNDTLGLLPAGVESSRAVERAEAAFPDSKKPVAIAVYVRDSGLTDADRAKAEADRAVFVRYADGGAVSPPVPSGDGKALLVSFPVAGDDTQRPEAVTDVKERLALDQPAGLRTALTGDAAAESDVLDAFGGMDTTLLLATAATVAVLLLVTYRSPVLWLIPLITVGIANQFAGGIVYLMAKYGGVTVDFQSQTILTVLVFGVGVDYALLLIARYREELRRHADRHEAMRVALRRSFGAICASAATVAIGLLCLLAADLPSTRGLGPVGAVGIGAALLAMTTLLPAVLVLCGRWLFWPFVPRYTPTAVSADVTADHGIWRRIAGLVGGRPRAVWIGTAAALVALTFGIGNLSIGLPNEESFTSEVGSVTGQRLIAAHYPSGSASPAEILATAGTADQVIAAARTVPGVARVDEPERSPDGAWVRVPAVLADTPDSDAALETVQRLRTAVHEVPGAQALVGGRTAVLVDEERIVGRDNRVVIPLILAVVLVILVLLLRALVAPLLLMVSVVLSYAAAMGAAGFVLDALGYTKLFVGIPLQAFLFLVALGVDYTIFLMTRAREEAAQLGHRPGVLRALTVTGGVITSAGVVLAATFGALGVLPLVPSMQTGVIVAVGILLDTLLVRSLLIPALTLDLGARTWWPGKLSRRTAATAPAAPAERVPAGA; this is translated from the coding sequence ATGTCCCGGCAAAGACTGGCCGGTCTGCCGTCCGGCCGACGCAGCAAGTACGCCCTGATCGTCTTCTGGCTGGTCCTCGTCGCGGTGGCCGGCCCGCTCTCCATCAAGCTGAGCGAGGTGCAGAACAACGACACGCTCGGCCTGCTGCCCGCCGGCGTGGAGAGCAGCCGGGCCGTGGAGCGGGCCGAGGCGGCCTTCCCGGACTCGAAGAAGCCCGTGGCGATCGCCGTCTACGTCCGCGACAGCGGCCTCACCGACGCCGACCGCGCCAAGGCCGAGGCCGACCGGGCCGTCTTCGTCCGGTACGCCGACGGCGGCGCCGTGTCGCCCCCGGTGCCCAGTGGCGACGGGAAGGCGCTGCTGGTGTCCTTCCCGGTCGCCGGTGACGACACCCAGCGCCCGGAGGCGGTGACCGACGTCAAGGAACGCCTCGCCCTCGACCAGCCGGCGGGCCTGCGCACCGCGCTGACCGGCGACGCGGCGGCGGAGAGCGACGTCCTCGACGCCTTCGGCGGGATGGACACCACCCTGCTGCTGGCCACCGCGGCCACCGTCGCGGTGCTGCTGCTGGTCACCTACCGCAGCCCGGTGCTCTGGCTGATCCCGCTGATCACCGTCGGCATCGCCAACCAGTTCGCCGGCGGCATCGTGTACCTGATGGCGAAGTACGGCGGGGTGACCGTCGACTTCCAGAGCCAGACCATCCTGACGGTGCTGGTCTTCGGCGTCGGCGTGGACTACGCCCTGCTGCTGATCGCCCGGTACCGCGAGGAGCTGCGCCGGCACGCCGACCGGCACGAGGCGATGCGGGTGGCGCTGCGCCGGTCGTTCGGCGCGATCTGCGCCTCGGCCGCGACCGTCGCGATCGGACTGCTCTGCCTGCTCGCCGCCGACCTGCCGTCCACCCGTGGCCTCGGCCCGGTCGGCGCGGTCGGCATCGGAGCCGCCCTGCTCGCGATGACCACCCTGCTGCCGGCGGTGCTCGTCCTGTGCGGCCGGTGGCTCTTCTGGCCGTTCGTGCCGCGCTACACGCCGACCGCCGTCAGCGCCGACGTCACCGCCGACCACGGGATCTGGCGCCGGATCGCGGGGCTGGTCGGGGGGCGTCCCCGCGCGGTCTGGATCGGCACCGCGGCGGCGCTCGTCGCGCTGACCTTCGGCATCGGCAACCTCAGCATCGGCCTGCCCAACGAGGAGTCCTTCACCTCCGAGGTCGGCTCGGTGACCGGCCAGCGGCTGATCGCCGCGCACTACCCGAGCGGTTCCGCGTCGCCGGCGGAGATCCTGGCCACCGCCGGTACGGCCGACCAGGTGATCGCCGCCGCCCGGACGGTGCCCGGCGTCGCCCGGGTCGACGAGCCGGAGCGCTCGCCGGACGGCGCCTGGGTACGGGTCCCCGCGGTGCTGGCCGACACGCCGGACAGCGACGCCGCCTTGGAGACCGTGCAGCGGCTCCGCACGGCGGTGCACGAGGTGCCCGGCGCCCAGGCGCTGGTCGGCGGCAGGACCGCGGTGCTGGTGGACGAGGAGCGCATCGTCGGCCGCGACAACCGGGTGGTCATCCCGCTGATCCTCGCCGTCGTCCTCGTCATCCTGGTGCTCCTGCTGCGGGCGCTGGTCGCGCCGCTGCTGCTGATGGTGAGCGTGGTGCTGTCGTACGCCGCCGCGATGGGGGCCGCCGGCTTCGTCCTGGACGCGCTGGGCTACACCAAGCTCTTCGTGGGCATCCCGCTGCAGGCGTTCCTGTTCCTCGTCGCCCTCGGCGTCGACTACACGATCTTCCTGATGACGCGGGCCCGGGAGGAGGCGGCGCAGCTGGGCCACCGGCCGGGCGTCCTGCGGGCGCTGACCGTCACCGGCGGCGTCATCACCAGCGCGGGGGTCGTGCTCGCGGCCACGTTCGGCGCGCTGGGCGTGCTGCCGCTGGTGCCGTCGATGCAGACCGGGGTGATCGTGGCCGTCGGCATCCTGCTCGACACGCTGCTGGTCCGCAGCCTGCTCATCCCGGCGCTGACGCTCGACCTGGGCGCCCGCACCTGGTGGCCGGGGAAGCTGTCCCGGCGGACCGCCGCAACCGCCCCGGCCGCCCCGGCCGAGCGGGTCCCCGCCGGAGCCTGA
- a CDS encoding sensor histidine kinase, producing the protein MDSPVREFARQTVRPGATAALQGLAVAVLSLTTNVALFVLSLVSLLLIPVFGIGFALFPMVTALVRLSTGLQRRLARWGGVPIATPYRPLPEGAQFGTWRRFRWVVGDPATWRDFAWLVPGAVTGGACLLAFVLPLYGLEGSLGVPLLLYVLADSYGYGLFWPMTNLAEALAALPQGWLLLLGGLAVAPWLVWLHLRFARLFLAPTRAAELALRVRQLTVTRADTVDAQAAELRRIERDLHDGAQARLVALSMSIGLAEQLLEQDPTAAGKLLAEARETSGQALVELRGLVRGIHPPVLAERGLDGAVRALALAVPLPVAVEVELPGRPVAPVESAAYFAVAEGLANVTKHSGAAQAWIQVSYGDGRLTMVVGDDGRGGADPAAGSGLAGIGRRLAAFDGTMVVTSPPGGPTVVTMELPCELSSPKTSPSSGTG; encoded by the coding sequence GTGGACAGCCCCGTACGAGAGTTCGCCCGCCAGACGGTCCGGCCCGGCGCGACCGCCGCCCTCCAGGGCCTGGCCGTCGCCGTGCTCTCCCTGACCACCAATGTCGCGCTGTTCGTGCTGTCGCTGGTGTCGCTGCTGCTCATCCCCGTCTTCGGCATCGGTTTCGCGCTGTTCCCGATGGTGACGGCGTTGGTGCGGCTGTCGACCGGCTTGCAACGTCGGCTGGCCCGGTGGGGCGGCGTACCCATCGCCACGCCGTACCGGCCGCTGCCGGAGGGGGCGCAGTTCGGCACCTGGCGGCGCTTCCGATGGGTGGTGGGCGACCCGGCCACCTGGCGGGACTTCGCCTGGCTGGTCCCCGGCGCGGTCACCGGCGGGGCGTGCCTGCTCGCGTTCGTCCTGCCGCTGTACGGGCTGGAGGGCTCGCTCGGGGTGCCGCTGCTGCTCTACGTCCTCGCCGACTCCTACGGCTATGGCCTGTTCTGGCCGATGACCAACCTGGCCGAGGCGCTGGCCGCGCTGCCGCAGGGCTGGCTGCTGCTGCTCGGCGGCCTGGCCGTCGCCCCCTGGCTGGTCTGGTTGCACCTGCGCTTCGCCCGGCTCTTCCTGGCCCCCACCCGGGCGGCGGAGCTGGCGCTGCGGGTCCGCCAGCTCACCGTCACCCGGGCCGACACCGTCGACGCCCAGGCGGCCGAGCTGCGCCGCATCGAGCGGGACCTGCACGACGGCGCGCAGGCGCGGCTGGTCGCGCTGAGCATGAGCATCGGCCTGGCCGAGCAGCTGCTGGAGCAGGACCCGACCGCCGCCGGGAAGCTGCTGGCCGAGGCGCGGGAGACCAGCGGTCAGGCCCTGGTCGAGCTGCGCGGCCTGGTGCGCGGCATCCACCCGCCGGTGCTCGCCGAGCGCGGCCTGGACGGCGCGGTCCGGGCCCTCGCGCTGGCCGTGCCGCTGCCGGTGGCGGTCGAGGTGGAGCTGCCGGGCCGCCCGGTGGCGCCGGTGGAGTCGGCGGCGTACTTCGCGGTGGCCGAGGGGCTGGCGAACGTCACCAAGCACAGCGGCGCCGCGCAGGCCTGGATCCAGGTGAGCTACGGCGACGGCCGACTGACCATGGTGGTGGGTGACGACGGCCGGGGCGGCGCCGACCCGGCGGCGGGCAGCGGACTGGCCGGGATCGGACGACGGCTCGCGGCCTTTGATGGAACGATGGTGGTGACCAGTCCGCCCGGCGGGCCCACAGTCGTGACCATGGAGCTGCCTTGCGAGTTGTCATCGCCGAAGACCTCGCCCTCCTCCGGGACGGGCTGA